A window of Variovorax sp. HW608 genomic DNA:
TGCGCGGCCCGAGCCGATTTAGTTCACTACTGTACGATACGTGGATTAATGATCCGTCGCAAGCCCGGCGATATCCGGGAAAGCGAGTACTCCGAGCCTGGATCCGGTCCGGCCGGGGCGCCTGTGGGTGGGCTGCGGTGCTTCGGTGGGGCGGTCGGCGCTGCGCGCCGACTTCCCTGCGGTGCTCGCGCGGCCGGCGCGCCGCAGAACTCGCTACGTGCCCCTGCGGTGCACTGCGCTCAAACAGCTGCGGCGAGTCAGTTCACGAAGCGCGTGTCTTCGCACGCGCAGCCGGCCGCACTGCGCTCCTCGGCGCCCCACAGGCGCACCACAGCCCACCCACAGACGCCCCGGCTGGAGAGGTTGTGGCGGTTTCGGCGAGGGCGCGCGCGGCTTTCATGGCCGCGCCGCGTCAGTGCAAGGCCCGCTGCACCGATTCGATCGCCTCGCACACGGTCTGCATGCGCCGCTGCGTCTCGGCGTTGATGCAGGTGACCAGCGCCCTCAGCTCACCGGGCTCGACGTCGAACTCTTCGAACGCCTGCCGGCGATGCGGTGACAGAAAGCTTTGCAGGCATTCGAAGGCGAGGAGCGTGTCGCGCAGGTTGTACCACTCGTCGATGGCGTTCAGCGCGGCGCCTCGGGGCCTTGCGCTTCTTGGACTTCGAATCGCTGGATGTGCGCGCGGATGCGCGGGCAGACTTGGCCATTTTTGGGCCTCCCTAAGTTCCGGTTTGCAGAAACCGTCGCGCTCGCTTCCAAACGAGGGCGGCGGCTCGAACGGGTTGGAAGACCGGGGAAGTTCTCACGAAAAAACCGGCAGGGCTCGCGCCCTCCCGTCCGAGCCGCCGAAAACCGGGGCGCGAACGCAATGTAGAAGCCGTTTTCGGTCTCGTACTGAACTTCTACAGAAAGCAACTTTGACCCAGCACGTCGTGCTTCGTCGCGCATTGCCGCCGAGCCCGAAGCTCCTCGGTCTTGACCGACTACAGTCGGCCATCACCAGTCGTTCCGGGTCATACCCGACCCTTCGGCGCCGCTACCCCAAGGAGTAACTCAGTGCGTCAAATTCGCTGGCCGAAAGCGGGCACACGTCCAACATCCAACTTCGTTGCAAGTCGGCGCCGATGCCCGCCTCGATCGAGTCACTGTTGGCGCGCGCTGTGATGTAGTCGCGCTGAAAGCGACTCAGAGACCCACCGGCAGCGCGCCGCCGGTCTTGACCTCCTTGAGCGTGAAGCTCGTGTAGATGTCCTTGACGCCTGGTAGCGAGCGGATCTTCTCGCGCACCAGCCTCGCGAACGCCTCGTGATCTGCGGCGACCAGCTCGAGCTGGTAGTCGTATTGGCCGGACAGGTTCTGGCAGGCGATCACCTCGGGTAGAGCGACCACTTGGCGCTCGAAGCTGGCCGCTGTCCGTGGAGTGTGGTCCTCCATGCGCAGGCTGACGAAGCCGTGGACGCTCAGACCGAGCTGCCGTCGTT
This region includes:
- a CDS encoding Lrp/AsnC family transcriptional regulator; this encodes MSESERDLDRTDRLILEALQANARLTMAELAEKVSLSQSPCWRRVQLLERGGFILGYHARLERRQLGLSVHGFVSLRMEDHTPRTAASFERQVVALPEVIACQNLSGQYDYQLELVAADHEAFARLVREKIRSLPGVKDIYTSFTLKEVKTGGALPVGL